Proteins encoded by one window of Vigna radiata var. radiata cultivar VC1973A chromosome 5, Vradiata_ver6, whole genome shotgun sequence:
- the LOC106760614 gene encoding LOB domain-containing protein 22-like, which produces MEGGTSSSRSTIQACAACKYQRRKCGPNCILAPFFPHYRQKQFLNAHKLFGVGKITSMIKPLDPVNRNSAINSIIFESDMRAKDPVGGCFRTILYLQSVIASAESELQFLLQHLAFFRAQPLHSIATPQPPSSSHHPYHQGMSLQESKQELGKDPSQLQRQQQPKDPCFNYNALQEDMNVSDIDNLVPFSPWLSPLDDISQYQHP; this is translated from the coding sequence ATGGAAGGTGGGACGAGTTCGTCGAGGAGCACCATACAGGCTTGTGCTGCTTGTAAGTACCAACGCAGGAAGTGCGGACCCAACTGCATTCTCGCACCTTTCTTTCCTCATTATCGCCAAAAACAGTTCCTTAATGCTCACAAGCTTTTCGGAGTTGGCAAAATCACCAGCATGATCAAGCCTCTTGACCCTGTTAACAGAAACTCAGCCATCAACTCCATTATCTTTGAGTCTGATATGAGAGCCAAAGACCCTGTTGGGGGCTGCTTTAGAACCATTCTTTACTTGCAATCTGTCATTGCTTCTGCAGAATCTGAACTCCAATTTCTCCTTCAACACCTTGCCTTCTTCAGAGCACAACCTCTTCATTCCATCGCCACACCACAACCACCTTCCTCCTCCCACCACCCTTATCATCAAGGAATGTCACTTCAAGAATCAAAACAAGAACTTGGAAAGGATCCCTCACAACTTCAACGACAACAACAACCAAAAGATCCCTGCTTTAATTACAATGCATTGCAAGAAGATATGAACGTGTCCGACATTGACAACTTAGTACCTTTCTCTCCGTGGCTATCGCCGCTCGATGATATCAGCCAATATCAACATCCCTGA